The Plantibacter sp. Leaf314 genome includes a window with the following:
- a CDS encoding PspA/IM30 family protein: MAEKQSIFGRIAQLTKANINALLDSAEDPQKMLDQMVRDYTNSIADAESAIAETIGNLRLLEQDHQQDVEAASEWGTKALAASRKADEYRQAGNSADADKFDNLAKIALQRQIGAENEAKQAEPQLASQTKVVEQLKNGLNGMKSKLEQLKTKRSELVARAKTAEAQRKVADAVGSIDIMDPTSDLSRYEDKIRREEAKVLGQQELAASSLDAQFNDLEDLGELTEVEARLAALKSGAPSSPAIESSGPEFTPNAGR; the protein is encoded by the coding sequence ATGGCAGAGAAGCAGTCCATCTTCGGACGCATCGCCCAGCTGACCAAGGCCAACATCAACGCGCTGCTCGACTCCGCCGAGGATCCGCAGAAGATGCTCGACCAGATGGTCCGTGACTACACGAACTCCATCGCCGACGCCGAGAGCGCGATCGCCGAGACCATCGGCAACCTCCGCCTCCTCGAGCAGGACCACCAGCAGGACGTCGAAGCGGCCTCGGAGTGGGGCACGAAGGCGCTGGCCGCGAGCCGCAAGGCCGACGAGTACCGCCAGGCCGGCAACAGCGCCGACGCGGACAAGTTCGACAACCTCGCGAAGATCGCCCTCCAGCGTCAGATCGGCGCGGAGAACGAGGCCAAGCAGGCCGAGCCGCAGCTCGCGTCGCAGACGAAGGTCGTGGAGCAGCTCAAGAACGGCCTCAACGGCATGAAGTCGAAGCTCGAACAGCTGAAGACGAAGCGCAGCGAGCTCGTCGCCCGCGCGAAGACCGCCGAGGCGCAGCGCAAGGTCGCGGATGCGGTCGGCAGCATCGACATCATGGACCCGACGAGCGACCTGAGCCGGTACGAGGACAAGATCCGTCGCGAGGAGGCGAAGGTGCTCGGGCAGCAGGAGCTCGCCGCCTCGAGCCTCGACGCGCAGTTCAACGACCTCGAGGACCTGGGCGAGCTGACCGAGGTCGAAGCCCGCTTGGCCGCACTGAAGAGCGGCGCTCCGTCGTCACCCGCGATCGAGTCCTCGGGCCCCGAGTTCACGCCGAACGCCGGTCGGTAA
- a CDS encoding arginase family protein, protein MTQFVVVPQWQGSGSSRAMQLIDGAEAIRGDLPVAATTLVHVPAEAGEALDTGIRRASSLATTVGLQRQALAGIDEPVITIGGDCGVELASVGEALRRDPGIAVVWFDAHGDLNTPLSSPSGAFSGMVTRALTGEGAAMLLPEAPLDPERLVLVGVRDLDDGELAHIEERGIPMVSSVMTSAAEVVAAVEATGAERVYLHVDVDVLDPSVIAGVSSAVPFGLELGTLMESITALRARFGFAGAGVTGFSPATPEAASDDLGTILRIIGAISRDPNPNRTNPTGVTP, encoded by the coding sequence ATGACGCAGTTCGTCGTCGTACCCCAGTGGCAGGGCTCCGGTTCGTCCAGGGCCATGCAGTTGATCGATGGAGCCGAAGCGATCCGCGGAGACCTGCCGGTCGCGGCGACCACCCTCGTCCATGTCCCCGCCGAGGCGGGAGAGGCCCTCGACACCGGCATCCGGCGGGCCAGTTCGCTGGCGACGACCGTCGGCCTCCAGCGGCAGGCGCTCGCGGGGATCGACGAGCCGGTCATCACCATCGGCGGGGACTGCGGCGTCGAACTCGCCTCCGTCGGCGAAGCCCTCCGGCGCGACCCCGGGATCGCGGTGGTCTGGTTCGATGCGCACGGCGACCTCAACACCCCGCTCAGCTCACCCTCCGGCGCGTTCAGCGGCATGGTGACGCGGGCGCTCACCGGCGAAGGCGCGGCGATGCTGTTGCCCGAGGCACCGCTCGACCCCGAGCGGCTGGTCCTCGTCGGCGTGCGGGATCTCGACGACGGTGAGCTCGCGCACATCGAGGAGCGCGGCATCCCGATGGTCTCCTCGGTGATGACGAGCGCGGCCGAGGTCGTCGCGGCCGTCGAGGCGACCGGCGCCGAACGGGTCTACCTCCACGTGGACGTCGACGTCCTCGACCCCTCCGTCATCGCCGGCGTCAGCTCGGCCGTCCCGTTCGGTCTGGAACTCGGCACCCTGATGGAGTCCATCACCGCCCTGCGCGCCCGCTTCGGCTTCGCCGGTGCCGGCGTCACCGGTTTCTCCCCCGCCACCCCGGAGGCCGCGTCCGACGACCTCGGCACCATCCTCCGCATCATCGGCGCGATCAGTCGCGACCCGAATCCGAACCGCACCAACCCGACAGGAGTCACCCCATGA
- a CDS encoding gamma-glutamyl-gamma-aminobutyrate hydrolase family protein produces MQGHVSPMLALIEVTRFREDDQAYHEYVQILLGRTIAAAERAGWRVTRWAAEDLGTEALLAATDGASAVVLMGGADIDPIHYGGAVGYRAEGQHFPEADRAQLAVARRAAERGTPLLGICRGHQIINVALGGTLVQDLGAHSTHRNDGVPVDQSMTPHEVELDPSSALAFRLRARHLQVQSAHHQAVGELGEGLRAVAWSSDGTVEAIEHHTLPITGVQWHPEDPGTVDDQLELLLGGLAREAERAAA; encoded by the coding sequence ATGCAAGGACACGTCTCACCCATGCTGGCGCTCATCGAGGTCACGAGGTTCCGCGAGGACGACCAGGCGTACCACGAGTACGTGCAGATCCTCCTCGGTCGCACCATCGCGGCGGCCGAACGGGCCGGGTGGCGGGTGACGCGGTGGGCCGCGGAGGACCTCGGCACCGAGGCGCTCCTCGCCGCGACCGACGGCGCCTCGGCCGTCGTCCTCATGGGCGGGGCCGACATCGACCCCATCCACTACGGGGGTGCCGTCGGCTACCGTGCCGAGGGCCAGCACTTCCCTGAGGCCGACCGCGCGCAGCTCGCCGTCGCGAGACGGGCCGCCGAACGTGGCACGCCGCTCCTCGGCATCTGCCGCGGGCACCAGATCATCAACGTCGCCCTCGGCGGCACGCTCGTCCAGGACCTCGGTGCGCACAGCACCCACCGCAACGACGGCGTCCCGGTCGATCAGAGCATGACGCCCCACGAGGTCGAGCTCGACCCGTCGAGCGCCCTCGCGTTCCGGCTGCGGGCCCGGCACCTCCAGGTGCAGAGCGCCCACCACCAGGCGGTCGGCGAACTCGGCGAGGGACTCCGAGCGGTCGCCTGGTCCTCCGACGGCACCGTCGAGGCGATCGAGCACCACACCCTCCCCATCACGGGCGTGCAGTGGCACCCGGAGGACCCCGGCACCGTCGACGACCAGCTCGAGCTGCTGCTCGGTGGCCTCGCCCGCGAAGCGGAGCGCGCAGCCGCCTGA
- a CDS encoding aminotransferase class III-fold pyridoxal phosphate-dependent enzyme, whose amino-acid sequence MACMTIEYSVPQERQLVTAIPGPRSLALTERRRRAVSRGAGNLAPVWMDHGSGGILVDVDGNRIIDLGTGIGVTTIGHANPDVAAAAAEQATKLTHTLFTVTPYENYLRVAEKLAEITPGDFEKHSILLNSGAEAVENAVKIAKKYTGRRAIVALDHAFHGRTNLTMAMTYRPAPERLGFGPFPGEIYSVPLSYPFRDGLTGPEAAEVTIDYIERHIGASEVAAFFAEPVLGDGGIVIPAPGYFSRISEWCTENGIVFVADEIQAGIGRTGAWYSIEHHGVVPDLITSAKGIAGGFPLSAVTGRAEIMDSVQPGGIGGTFGGNPVSTAAALATFDVIEREDLLGEARRVGATLQTLMGDWAERFDIVGEVRIIGAMAGVELVVPGTKQPHPTALQTVIDAAIAQGVLVLDAGSWDSVLRLLPSAVMSDELLRDAVSVLEDALAQVTS is encoded by the coding sequence ATGGCCTGCATGACCATCGAATACTCCGTGCCCCAGGAACGCCAGCTCGTGACCGCCATCCCCGGTCCCCGATCGCTCGCCCTCACGGAACGGCGCCGCAGGGCGGTGTCGCGCGGCGCGGGCAACCTCGCCCCGGTGTGGATGGACCACGGCTCCGGCGGCATCCTCGTGGACGTCGACGGCAACCGCATCATCGACCTCGGCACGGGCATCGGGGTCACGACCATCGGTCACGCCAACCCCGACGTCGCCGCGGCCGCCGCCGAGCAGGCCACGAAACTCACCCACACGCTCTTCACGGTGACGCCGTACGAGAACTACCTGCGGGTGGCGGAGAAGCTCGCCGAGATCACCCCCGGCGACTTCGAGAAGCACTCGATCCTGTTGAACTCCGGCGCCGAAGCGGTGGAGAACGCCGTCAAGATCGCCAAGAAGTACACGGGCCGCCGCGCGATCGTCGCGCTCGACCACGCCTTCCACGGCCGCACGAACCTCACCATGGCGATGACCTACCGCCCGGCCCCCGAACGGCTCGGCTTCGGACCGTTCCCCGGCGAGATCTACAGTGTCCCGCTGTCCTACCCCTTCCGCGACGGGCTCACCGGGCCGGAGGCCGCCGAGGTCACGATCGACTACATCGAGCGGCACATCGGAGCGAGTGAGGTCGCCGCGTTCTTCGCCGAACCGGTCCTCGGCGACGGTGGCATCGTGATCCCCGCCCCCGGCTACTTCTCGCGCATCAGCGAATGGTGCACCGAGAACGGGATCGTGTTCGTCGCCGACGAGATCCAGGCCGGCATCGGTCGGACCGGCGCGTGGTACTCGATCGAGCACCACGGCGTCGTCCCCGACCTCATCACGAGCGCCAAGGGCATCGCCGGCGGCTTCCCGCTCTCGGCGGTCACGGGGCGGGCCGAGATCATGGACTCGGTGCAGCCCGGTGGCATCGGCGGCACCTTCGGCGGCAACCCGGTGTCCACCGCTGCGGCACTCGCCACCTTCGACGTCATCGAGCGGGAGGACCTGCTGGGCGAGGCGCGTCGCGTGGGGGCCACGCTGCAGACGCTCATGGGCGACTGGGCCGAGCGGTTCGACATCGTCGGCGAGGTCCGGATCATCGGCGCGATGGCCGGCGTCGAACTCGTCGTCCCCGGCACGAAGCAACCGCATCCCACGGCGCTGCAGACGGTCATCGACGCGGCGATCGCCCAGGGCGTGCTCGTGCTCGACGCCGGGTCATGGGACTCGGTGCTCCGGCTGCTCCCGAGCGCGGTCATGTCCGACGAGCTGCTGCGCGACGCGGTCTCGGTCCTCGAGGACGCCCTGGCGCAGGTCACGTCCTAG
- a CDS encoding TPM domain-containing protein — protein MRVRWAVSIWAFCLAVLLGAGATAAWADSPVQLGSARIADSAGILDGSERAMVTDSIDDLATEHGVDLWVVYVPTFTDPSDAEGWANQTAEDNNLGPNQYLLAIATEDRAYYLSGDSSGPVSGDQLTAIEQRLILPQLRDEDWAGAGVAAAQGLGSAVGGGSTGAAGSGGSTGWLTVLLIVVVAVVAVVLLVVFLRRRRVAAGQGPAPTGRAGAPVDPLTTTSIPELERLAGSALVQTDDAVRTSEEELGFATASYGEQATAAFTAALAGAKEQLTQAFALRQRLDDAEPDTEQQQRDWNIEIIRRCDHANHVLDEQAASFDELRALERNAPAAVEELRARTAAAEPAVQTARETVTALQARYTPDALITVLDNPSEAAERLTFATAAVADASARLAAGDSGEAAVGIRAAEEALDQSTQLTGAVKRLQADLTAAEQQVAARIAELDGDVAAAAGQADPTGGLAAAVASTSATVAQVRTALGVANNPIALLARLDAANAQIDGALQEVRTAAEQRQRAVAALGQTLQTAQAQVSAAEDFVVSRRGAVGPEARTRLAEAGRTLVQAQGLAPNDPTQALSLAQRATSLAGQAVQLAQADLGQFQNQSAGGLDGMFDGGGQGGGNGMLGAVLGGILINSVLGGGGGGGSRSGGGMFGGGGGGSRSRSGGGMFGGGGGRSRSAGSFGGGGTRSRRGGGRF, from the coding sequence ATGCGGGTTCGCTGGGCGGTATCGATCTGGGCGTTCTGCCTGGCCGTGCTCCTCGGCGCGGGGGCGACCGCCGCCTGGGCCGACAGCCCGGTCCAGCTCGGTTCCGCACGCATCGCCGACAGCGCCGGCATCCTCGACGGCTCCGAGCGGGCGATGGTCACCGACAGCATCGACGACCTCGCCACCGAACACGGTGTCGACCTGTGGGTCGTGTACGTCCCGACCTTCACGGATCCGAGCGACGCCGAGGGGTGGGCGAACCAGACGGCCGAGGACAACAACCTCGGACCGAACCAGTACCTCCTGGCCATCGCGACCGAGGACCGCGCCTACTACCTCTCCGGCGACTCCAGCGGCCCGGTCAGCGGCGACCAGCTCACCGCGATCGAGCAGCGACTCATCCTGCCGCAGCTGCGCGACGAGGACTGGGCCGGCGCCGGTGTCGCAGCCGCCCAGGGGCTCGGCTCCGCGGTGGGCGGCGGGTCGACCGGGGCCGCCGGCAGTGGTGGCTCGACCGGCTGGCTGACGGTCCTCCTGATCGTCGTCGTCGCCGTGGTGGCCGTCGTCCTCCTGGTCGTCTTCCTCCGTCGGCGGCGCGTCGCGGCCGGCCAGGGTCCGGCTCCGACCGGGCGGGCGGGCGCACCGGTCGATCCGCTGACGACCACCTCGATCCCCGAACTCGAGCGACTCGCCGGAAGCGCCCTCGTCCAGACCGACGACGCCGTCCGCACGAGCGAGGAGGAGCTCGGCTTCGCGACCGCCTCCTACGGCGAACAGGCCACGGCGGCGTTCACCGCAGCCCTCGCCGGAGCGAAGGAGCAGCTCACGCAGGCGTTCGCACTCCGGCAACGGCTCGACGACGCCGAACCGGACACCGAGCAGCAGCAGCGCGACTGGAACATCGAGATCATCCGGCGCTGCGACCACGCGAACCACGTGCTCGACGAGCAGGCCGCATCCTTCGACGAGCTCCGCGCCCTCGAGCGGAACGCGCCGGCGGCCGTCGAAGAGCTCCGAGCGAGGACGGCGGCCGCGGAGCCAGCGGTGCAGACGGCTCGGGAGACGGTGACCGCCCTGCAGGCGAGGTACACCCCCGACGCACTCATCACGGTCCTCGACAACCCGTCGGAGGCGGCGGAGCGCCTCACCTTCGCCACGGCGGCCGTCGCCGACGCCTCGGCCAGGCTCGCCGCCGGCGATTCGGGCGAGGCGGCCGTCGGCATCCGCGCAGCGGAGGAGGCACTCGACCAGAGCACGCAGCTGACCGGTGCCGTCAAGCGCCTGCAGGCGGATCTGACGGCCGCGGAACAGCAGGTGGCCGCCCGGATCGCCGAGCTCGACGGCGACGTCGCCGCCGCGGCAGGCCAGGCGGATCCGACCGGAGGCCTCGCGGCGGCCGTCGCGAGCACGTCGGCCACGGTCGCCCAGGTGCGCACCGCGCTCGGCGTCGCGAACAACCCGATCGCCCTGCTCGCCCGGCTGGACGCGGCGAACGCCCAGATCGACGGTGCCCTGCAGGAGGTCCGCACCGCCGCGGAGCAGCGGCAGCGCGCGGTCGCCGCACTCGGCCAGACGCTCCAGACCGCGCAGGCACAGGTGTCCGCCGCGGAGGACTTCGTCGTGTCGCGACGCGGCGCCGTCGGGCCGGAGGCGAGGACCCGTCTCGCCGAGGCCGGCCGCACCCTCGTGCAGGCGCAGGGCCTCGCCCCGAACGACCCGACGCAGGCGCTCTCGCTCGCCCAGCGCGCCACCTCGCTCGCCGGCCAGGCCGTGCAGCTCGCCCAGGCCGACCTCGGACAGTTCCAGAACCAGTCGGCCGGCGGCCTCGACGGGATGTTCGACGGCGGCGGTCAGGGCGGCGGCAACGGCATGCTCGGCGCCGTCCTCGGCGGCATCCTCATCAACTCCGTCCTCGGCGGGGGCGGAGGCGGCGGTTCGCGCTCCGGCGGCGGCATGTTCGGCGGCGGTGGTGGCGGCAGCCGGTCCCGGAGTGGCGGCGGTATGTTCGGCGGCGGCGGCGGTCGCTCACGCAGCGCCGGCAGCTTCGGCGGCGGCGGCACCCGCTCGAGGCGCGGCGGTGGCCGATTCTGA
- a CDS encoding Pls/PosA family non-ribosomal peptide synthetase: MDAETTTALLAERQPTLLGGGRAPAQRTLIDVLRAVAAAHPEASALEDAAGALSYRELIVSAERLAAALLAAGVRRGDRVGVRIASGSRELYLGILGILFAGAAYVPVDADDPEERARLVFGEAAVVGVLEDGGVFRRLGSAVEAAGGTGDETTGEPIRLAVEGTPHPATRAIPILEAPRLDDDSWIIFTSGSTGTPKGVAVSHRSAAAFVDAEARLFLQAEPLGPGDRVLAGLSVAFDASCEEMWLAWGHGACLVPAPRSLVRSGMDLGPWLTAKGITVVSTVPTLAAMWPAESLENIRMLIFGGEACPPELAARLAVDGREVWNTYGPTEATVVACAALLTGEQPVRIGLPLDGWDLAVVDADGVPVEEGGVGELIIGGVGLARYLDPVKDAERYAPMPSLGWHRAYRSGDLVRFEAAGLVFQGRADDQVKIGGRRVELGEIEAALQALPGVSGAAAAVQRTAAGNPVLVGYLAVPDGDAFSLDGALGTLREQLPAPLVPLLAVVSELPTRTSGKVDRAALPWPLGGTDGEDASTLSGTAAWLAEQWTAVLGVRVTAEGDNFFSLGGGSLAAAQLVSLIRTRDAEFTVADIYGHPRLGAMAAELDGRRPERRTRAAVADPVRPTPLTTQWVQTLLGIPLLILVGLRWLVYLLAGSRVLGLVADVPYLPMVSWWWIALGFLLVITPIGRMAISVVASRLLLAGVRPGDYPRGGSVHVRLWLAERVADTVGAVSLAGAPWISHYARALGAKIGPDADLHSVPPVTGFLTVGARASIEPEVDLRGYWVDGDTLRLGHVHIGAESTVGARSTLLAGTRIGKRAEIAPGSSVFGRVPSGHLWSGSPAVRVGKAKPVWPTERPPRRRRWLFAYGVGSALLSVLPFLAFVLAAAVVAAGAAGSGSLVEFSWRALLWVPVATIVWFLVLAISTIGLVRLLGIGLREGYFPVRSRVGWQVWATERLLDAARTLLFPIYASLFTPVWLRLLGAKVGKNVEASTVLLLPRMTTVGDGAFLADDTMVASYELGGGWMRIAGASVGKRAFLGNSGMAGPGMHVPKNGLVAVLSAAPRKAKSGSSWLGSPPMRLRRQVSDADLDRTYAPPLRLRIARSLWEVCRIVPVMVTTGIALLVLLTLAWFADTWGLGVAVAVSGAVLLAAGAVAAGITTVAKWLIVGPIRAGEHPLWSSFIWRNEVSDTFVEMVAAPWFAAPATGTPALTWWLRSLGARIGRGVWCESYWLPEADLVELGDGATVNRGCVVQTHLFHDRIMSMDQVELAAGATLGPHSVILPGARIDDDATVGPASLVMRGERVPAGTRWSGNPIGPWREVTTAEYREPQVAS; the protein is encoded by the coding sequence ATGGACGCTGAGACCACCACCGCCCTGCTCGCAGAGCGGCAGCCGACGCTGCTCGGCGGCGGACGTGCGCCCGCCCAACGCACCCTGATCGACGTGCTGCGTGCCGTCGCCGCGGCGCACCCCGAGGCCTCAGCACTCGAGGACGCTGCCGGCGCGCTCAGCTACCGCGAACTCATCGTGAGCGCCGAACGCCTCGCGGCGGCCCTGCTCGCCGCCGGTGTCCGCCGTGGCGACCGGGTGGGGGTGCGGATCGCATCGGGTTCGCGCGAGCTGTACCTCGGCATCCTCGGCATCCTGTTCGCGGGAGCCGCGTACGTGCCCGTCGACGCAGACGACCCGGAGGAGCGCGCCCGCCTCGTGTTCGGTGAGGCGGCCGTGGTCGGGGTCCTCGAGGACGGCGGTGTCTTCCGGCGCCTCGGATCCGCGGTCGAGGCCGCCGGGGGAACCGGGGACGAGACCACGGGGGAGCCGATCCGGCTCGCCGTCGAGGGGACGCCGCACCCGGCGACCCGGGCGATCCCGATCCTCGAGGCTCCTCGGCTCGACGACGACTCGTGGATCATCTTCACCTCGGGATCGACGGGGACGCCGAAGGGCGTCGCCGTCTCCCACCGGTCCGCCGCGGCGTTCGTCGACGCCGAGGCCCGCCTCTTCCTGCAGGCCGAGCCCCTCGGTCCGGGCGACCGGGTGCTCGCCGGGCTCTCCGTCGCCTTCGACGCGTCGTGCGAGGAGATGTGGCTCGCCTGGGGCCACGGGGCCTGCCTCGTCCCGGCGCCACGGTCGCTCGTCCGCAGCGGGATGGACCTCGGTCCCTGGCTCACCGCGAAGGGCATCACCGTGGTGTCCACGGTGCCGACGCTCGCGGCCATGTGGCCGGCGGAGTCGCTCGAGAACATCCGCATGCTCATCTTCGGCGGCGAGGCCTGCCCGCCGGAGCTCGCCGCTCGACTCGCCGTCGACGGGCGCGAGGTCTGGAACACCTACGGCCCGACGGAGGCCACGGTCGTCGCCTGCGCGGCGCTCCTCACCGGAGAACAGCCCGTGCGGATCGGTCTCCCGCTCGACGGCTGGGACCTCGCCGTGGTCGACGCGGACGGGGTGCCGGTGGAGGAGGGCGGTGTCGGCGAGCTCATCATCGGCGGCGTCGGTCTCGCCAGGTACCTCGACCCCGTCAAGGACGCCGAACGGTACGCGCCCATGCCGAGCCTCGGATGGCACCGGGCCTACCGCAGCGGCGACCTCGTCCGCTTCGAGGCCGCGGGGCTCGTCTTCCAGGGACGCGCGGACGACCAGGTCAAGATCGGCGGCCGTCGCGTCGAGCTCGGCGAGATCGAGGCCGCCCTGCAGGCCCTCCCAGGTGTCTCGGGTGCCGCCGCAGCCGTCCAGCGCACCGCGGCCGGCAACCCGGTCCTCGTGGGCTATCTCGCGGTCCCGGACGGTGACGCCTTCTCCCTGGACGGCGCGCTGGGCACGCTTCGCGAGCAACTGCCCGCACCGCTCGTGCCCCTGCTCGCGGTCGTGTCCGAACTGCCCACGCGCACCTCGGGCAAGGTCGACCGGGCGGCGCTGCCGTGGCCGCTCGGCGGGACCGACGGGGAGGACGCCTCGACCCTGTCGGGCACGGCCGCCTGGCTCGCCGAACAGTGGACGGCCGTGCTCGGCGTCCGGGTCACGGCGGAGGGCGACAACTTCTTCAGCCTCGGCGGTGGCAGCCTGGCCGCCGCACAGCTGGTCTCGCTCATCCGCACGAGGGACGCGGAGTTCACCGTCGCCGACATCTACGGCCACCCGCGACTCGGCGCCATGGCCGCCGAGCTCGACGGCCGACGCCCCGAGCGCCGCACCCGCGCCGCGGTGGCCGACCCCGTCCGTCCCACCCCGCTCACCACCCAGTGGGTGCAGACCCTGCTCGGGATCCCGCTGCTCATCCTCGTGGGCCTCCGGTGGCTCGTGTACCTGCTCGCCGGCAGCCGCGTGCTCGGCCTCGTGGCCGACGTGCCCTACCTGCCGATGGTCTCGTGGTGGTGGATCGCGCTCGGATTCCTCCTCGTCATCACCCCCATCGGGCGGATGGCGATCTCGGTCGTCGCCTCGCGGCTGCTGCTCGCCGGTGTGCGACCGGGCGACTACCCACGCGGCGGTTCGGTCCACGTCCGGCTCTGGCTCGCCGAACGCGTCGCCGACACGGTCGGTGCGGTGAGCCTCGCCGGCGCCCCCTGGATCTCGCACTATGCGAGGGCCCTGGGCGCGAAGATCGGCCCCGACGCCGACCTGCACAGCGTTCCGCCCGTCACCGGCTTCCTGACTGTGGGAGCCCGCGCCTCGATCGAGCCCGAGGTGGACCTCCGCGGGTACTGGGTCGACGGCGACACGCTCCGACTCGGCCACGTCCACATCGGTGCGGAGAGCACGGTCGGCGCTCGCAGCACGCTGCTCGCCGGCACACGGATCGGCAAGCGCGCCGAGATCGCCCCGGGATCGTCGGTGTTCGGTCGGGTGCCCTCCGGCCACCTGTGGTCCGGTTCACCCGCCGTCCGCGTCGGCAAGGCGAAGCCCGTCTGGCCCACCGAGCGCCCGCCCAGGCGGCGGCGTTGGTTGTTCGCCTACGGTGTCGGCTCGGCGCTCCTCTCGGTCCTGCCCTTCCTCGCCTTCGTGCTCGCCGCCGCGGTCGTGGCCGCCGGAGCCGCCGGTTCCGGGTCCCTCGTCGAGTTCTCCTGGCGCGCGCTCCTCTGGGTGCCGGTCGCGACGATCGTGTGGTTCCTCGTCCTCGCGATCAGCACGATCGGCCTGGTCCGTCTGCTCGGCATCGGGCTGCGGGAGGGCTACTTCCCGGTGCGCAGTCGTGTCGGTTGGCAGGTGTGGGCCACCGAGCGCCTGCTCGACGCCGCCCGCACCCTGCTCTTCCCCATCTACGCGAGCCTCTTCACGCCGGTGTGGCTCCGCCTGCTCGGCGCGAAGGTCGGCAAGAACGTCGAGGCGTCGACGGTCCTCCTCCTGCCGCGCATGACGACCGTGGGTGACGGCGCGTTCCTCGCCGACGACACGATGGTGGCGTCCTACGAACTCGGCGGCGGGTGGATGCGGATCGCGGGCGCGTCCGTCGGGAAGCGCGCGTTCCTCGGCAACTCCGGGATGGCGGGCCCCGGCATGCACGTCCCGAAGAACGGACTCGTGGCGGTGCTGTCGGCCGCCCCGCGGAAGGCGAAGTCCGGGTCGTCGTGGCTCGGCAGCCCGCCGATGCGACTCCGCAGGCAGGTGTCGGACGCCGACCTCGACCGCACCTACGCGCCGCCGCTGCGGCTCCGCATCGCCCGGTCCCTCTGGGAGGTCTGTCGCATCGTCCCGGTGATGGTGACGACGGGCATCGCCCTGCTCGTGCTGCTCACGCTCGCCTGGTTCGCCGACACCTGGGGTCTCGGCGTGGCTGTCGCGGTCAGCGGTGCCGTCCTCCTCGCGGCCGGTGCGGTTGCGGCCGGCATCACGACCGTCGCCAAGTGGCTCATCGTCGGACCGATCCGTGCCGGGGAGCACCCGCTGTGGTCCTCGTTCATCTGGCGCAACGAGGTGTCGGACACCTTCGTCGAGATGGTCGCGGCGCCGTGGTTCGCCGCGCCCGCCACCGGCACCCCCGCCCTGACCTGGTGGTTGCGGTCACTGGGCGCCCGGATCGGTCGCGGTGTCTGGTGCGAGAGTTACTGGCTGCCGGAGGCCGACCTCGTCGAGCTGGGCGACGGCGCGACGGTCAACCGGGGCTGCGTTGTGCAAACACACCTGTTCCATGATCGAATCATGAGTATGGATCAGGTCGAACTCGCTGCGGGCGCCACGCTCGGACCGCACAGCGTCATCCTCCCCGGAGCCCGGATCGACGACGACGCGACCGTCGGCCCCGCCTCCCTCGTGATGCGCGGCGAACGCGTCCCCGCCGGCACCAGGTGGAGCGGCAACCCGATCGGCCCGTGGCGCGAGGTGACGACGGCGGAGTACCGGGAGCCCCAGGTCGCGTCCTGA
- a CDS encoding DUF3097 domain-containing protein: MFEDRYGQDVLAGDWRKKNRVVAREVEAVTDLVIEELGGFCGAITRVEAKTVELEDYRGKRRVFPMGAGFLLEGEPVVLVVPKRAPAGRARTASGSFAVETTARVARASRIFVEGRHDAELVERVWGDDLRVEGVVVEYLAGVDHLDAALAEFRPGPDRRVGVLVDHLVRGSKEQRIADAVMAGPNGRNVLIVGHPYVDVWQAVKPAKVGLQEWPTIPRSIEWKKGICQAFGWPHDTQADIARAWKRILGQVRTFNDLEPELLGRVEQLIDFVTVD; this comes from the coding sequence GTGTTCGAAGACAGGTATGGCCAGGACGTCCTCGCGGGTGACTGGCGGAAGAAGAACCGGGTGGTCGCCCGAGAGGTCGAGGCCGTGACCGACCTCGTCATCGAGGAGCTCGGCGGCTTCTGCGGTGCGATCACGCGCGTCGAGGCGAAGACGGTCGAGCTCGAGGACTACCGGGGCAAGCGTCGCGTGTTCCCGATGGGGGCCGGCTTCCTCCTCGAGGGGGAGCCGGTCGTCCTCGTCGTGCCCAAACGTGCTCCCGCCGGTCGTGCCCGGACGGCGTCCGGGTCCTTCGCCGTGGAGACGACCGCCCGGGTGGCTCGAGCGAGCCGGATCTTCGTCGAGGGGCGGCACGACGCGGAACTCGTCGAGCGGGTCTGGGGCGACGACCTCCGGGTCGAGGGCGTCGTCGTGGAGTACCTCGCCGGCGTCGACCACCTCGACGCCGCGCTCGCCGAGTTCCGGCCGGGCCCCGACCGGCGCGTCGGGGTGCTCGTCGACCACCTGGTCCGCGGTTCGAAGGAGCAGCGCATCGCCGATGCGGTCATGGCCGGGCCGAACGGCCGGAACGTCCTCATCGTCGGCCACCCGTACGTCGACGTCTGGCAGGCCGTGAAGCCCGCAAAGGTCGGGTTGCAGGAGTGGCCGACCATCCCGCGGTCGATCGAGTGGAAGAAGGGGATCTGCCAGGCCTTCGGCTGGCCCCACGACACGCAGGCCGACATCGCCCGCGCCTGGAAGCGCATCCTCGGTCAGGTCCGGACGTTCAACGACCTCGAACCCGAGCTGCTCGGCCGGGTCGAGCAGCTCATCGACTTCGTCACCGTCGACTGA